The following proteins come from a genomic window of Nitrospira sp.:
- a CDS encoding Two-component system sensor histidine kinase, with protein sequence MRKLADIGLWPWRSRHSVRHRLLTIALLPMLVIPPLLLGISISRWNAKFDATLVSKVNDDLTIAHQYLARILENSEEHLVSVTNSARFQEVLRGQDYANGAFTSLLRETAQRRGFDFLYLVGDDRQIIATEYPMVSSSMRWNWPILNSALDGRSKTSIDVFEQAELSAISPELAQRARIEIVSTVGSVPTTRTEEARGLVLQSASTLTLPDGRRAALVGGILLNQNLGFVDTINDLIYHDSGLPEGSQGTVTLFLDDVRISTNVRLFDTRRAIGTRVSAEVRSAVLEQGRTWLDSAFVVNDRYISGYEPILDSHNRRVGMLYAGFLERPFTEAKRRTLLEIGLAFLLAVAATVPLFLRWAAEIFRPLERMIGTITRVESGDLDARTGHVASKDEIGRVALHLDHLLDQIQERDAQLRQWNEELNQRVEGRTLELQQANRQLETTTQQLIMSEKLAAIGEITAGVAHEINNPIAVMQGNLEVLRDLMGGKAESAKTEFRLIDEQLYRIGEIVTRLLRFAKPQEYAGYSEQYDVAEIVTDTLPLVQHLFKKTTIAVERDHRASRLIRMNRTELQQVLVNLIVNAVHAMPDGGRLTVRTFDRDEGGRPGVVIEVADTGAGMAPDVMRKIFDSFFTTKGREGTGLGLSISQMLVTRQGGNISVDSEPGKGTTFAVWLPESH encoded by the coding sequence ATGCGCAAGTTGGCGGATATAGGACTGTGGCCTTGGAGAAGCCGGCATTCGGTCCGCCACCGTCTGCTCACGATCGCACTCCTGCCGATGCTCGTGATTCCACCTCTGCTGCTTGGGATCAGCATCTCTCGTTGGAACGCCAAGTTTGATGCAACGCTGGTCTCCAAGGTGAACGATGATTTGACCATCGCTCACCAGTATCTCGCGCGCATTCTAGAAAACTCGGAGGAACACCTGGTTTCCGTCACGAACTCCGCACGATTCCAGGAGGTGCTCCGGGGACAGGATTATGCAAACGGCGCCTTTACAAGCCTTCTCAGAGAGACCGCGCAGAGACGCGGGTTTGATTTCCTCTACCTTGTCGGCGACGACCGACAGATCATCGCGACCGAATATCCGATGGTTTCGAGTTCCATGCGTTGGAACTGGCCCATTCTCAACTCGGCTCTTGACGGTCGCTCAAAGACAAGCATCGACGTGTTCGAGCAGGCGGAGCTTTCCGCGATATCGCCCGAACTCGCTCAACGGGCGCGAATTGAAATCGTTTCGACCGTCGGCAGCGTCCCCACCACTCGCACAGAGGAAGCGCGCGGTCTGGTCCTCCAGTCCGCCAGCACGCTGACATTGCCTGACGGGCGGCGCGCCGCCTTGGTCGGCGGCATCCTGTTGAATCAAAACCTTGGTTTTGTCGACACGATCAATGATCTCATCTATCACGACTCCGGTCTGCCCGAGGGCAGCCAGGGGACAGTCACGCTGTTCCTCGATGACGTTCGCATCAGCACCAATGTGCGCTTGTTCGACACTCGACGGGCCATTGGGACGCGCGTCTCGGCGGAGGTGCGGAGCGCCGTTCTCGAACAGGGTCGAACGTGGCTCGATAGCGCCTTCGTCGTCAATGACCGGTACATCTCGGGGTATGAGCCGATCCTCGACAGCCACAATCGCCGCGTCGGCATGCTCTATGCGGGGTTTCTTGAGAGGCCCTTCACCGAAGCGAAGCGTCGAACTTTGCTGGAGATAGGGCTCGCGTTCCTGCTCGCAGTCGCCGCGACCGTTCCACTATTTCTGAGATGGGCCGCCGAAATCTTCAGGCCTCTTGAACGGATGATCGGCACGATCACCCGGGTCGAGAGCGGCGATCTTGACGCACGGACCGGCCATGTCGCGAGTAAGGACGAGATCGGCCGAGTGGCGCTTCACCTCGATCATCTGCTCGATCAAATCCAGGAGCGCGACGCACAGCTGCGCCAGTGGAATGAAGAGCTCAATCAGCGTGTCGAAGGGCGCACGCTCGAGCTGCAACAAGCCAATCGACAATTGGAGACGACGACTCAACAACTCATTATGTCGGAAAAGCTTGCCGCGATAGGCGAAATCACCGCCGGCGTGGCGCATGAGATCAACAATCCGATCGCGGTCATGCAGGGAAATTTGGAGGTGCTTCGCGACTTGATGGGCGGCAAGGCTGAATCGGCAAAGACGGAGTTTCGGCTTATAGACGAGCAGCTGTACCGCATCGGTGAAATTGTCACCAGGCTGCTTCGATTTGCGAAGCCGCAAGAATACGCGGGTTACTCCGAACAGTACGACGTCGCGGAGATCGTCACCGACACGTTGCCGCTGGTCCAACATCTGTTCAAGAAGACGACGATTGCCGTCGAAAGAGACCATCGCGCGTCGCGACTCATCCGAATGAACAGGACTGAGTTACAGCAGGTCCTTGTTAACCTAATAGTCAATGCCGTTCATGCGATGCCCGATGGCGGACGACTCACCGTGCGGACGTTCGACCGTGATGAAGGCGGCCGCCCGGGGGTCGTCATCGAAGTTGCGGATACCGGTGCCGGCATGGCGCCCGACGTCATGCGGAAAATCTTCGACTCGTTCTTTACGACCAAGGGACGCGAAGGCACGGGGCTCGGCCTCTCCATCAGCCAGATGCTCGTCACCAGGCAAGGCGGCAACATTTCGGTCGACAGTGAGCCGGGCAAGGGCACGACGTTCGCCGTCTGGTTGCCCGAATCGCATTGA
- a CDS encoding Antitoxin HigA, translating into MAMKNPPHPGEFIRTELVEPAGLSVTAAAKALCVSRPTLSSLLNGKADLSGEMALRLEKAFGVKMDTLMRMQVSYDIAQTRKRAKHVHVRRLSLSAVHS; encoded by the coding sequence ATGGCTATGAAGAATCCGCCACACCCTGGAGAGTTTATCCGCACCGAGCTGGTAGAGCCTGCGGGATTGTCAGTAACGGCAGCCGCCAAAGCTCTTTGCGTGTCGCGCCCAACCCTGTCCAGTCTGCTCAATGGCAAGGCCGACTTGTCGGGAGAGATGGCGTTGCGGCTGGAAAAGGCATTCGGTGTGAAGATGGACACCCTCATGCGGATGCAGGTGTCCTATGACATCGCCCAGACCCGCAAGCGAGCAAAGCATGTGCATGTGCGGCGGCTCTCATTGTCCGCTGTTCACTCGTAA
- a CDS encoding Isochorismatase, whose product MARKELHEAGSFVTDGEDMSKTHPSRREILARGSKMALGMGVATLLGNVGIFQEQSYGMDRSTPNLLDSLAPARTALLVIDMQRDFLLPEGYAAQAGLDIAPLVATIRPIEKLLAVGRKAGLLIVHTREGHVPDLSDCPPYKLERSRRAGAEIGSKGPLGRLLVRGEVGHDFVETLRPLEREIVIDKPGYSAFAHTGLPQVLAKHGIKTLILTGVTTEVCVSSTLRAAIDLGYRCITVSDACASGNPALHKAALAMIGVEGGIFGEVATTSEVIERFTR is encoded by the coding sequence ATGGCGAGGAAGGAACTCCATGAAGCAGGCTCTTTCGTCACAGACGGTGAGGATATGAGCAAGACCCATCCTTCGCGGCGGGAAATTCTGGCTCGGGGAAGCAAGATGGCGCTCGGCATGGGGGTTGCGACCCTGCTTGGCAACGTCGGAATTTTCCAAGAGCAATCCTATGGAATGGATCGATCTACACCCAATCTCCTCGATTCACTGGCGCCCGCCCGCACGGCCTTGCTGGTGATCGACATGCAGCGGGACTTTCTCCTACCGGAGGGTTACGCGGCGCAGGCAGGGCTCGACATTGCGCCGTTGGTCGCGACCATCCGTCCGATCGAAAAGCTGCTTGCCGTGGGGCGAAAAGCCGGACTGCTGATCGTGCATACCCGCGAAGGCCATGTGCCGGACCTGTCCGATTGTCCGCCATACAAACTGGAGCGGAGTCGAAGGGCCGGTGCGGAAATCGGTTCGAAAGGTCCGCTCGGTCGTCTGTTGGTGCGGGGTGAAGTCGGGCACGATTTCGTGGAGACCTTACGTCCCTTGGAACGGGAGATCGTTATCGACAAGCCCGGCTATAGCGCGTTCGCTCACACCGGATTACCACAAGTGCTGGCGAAACACGGCATTAAAACACTCATTTTAACGGGCGTCACCACGGAGGTGTGCGTCAGCTCCACGTTACGCGCTGCAATCGACCTTGGGTACCGCTGTATCACGGTGAGTGATGCCTGCGCTTCGGGAAATCCCGCCCTGCACAAAGCTGCATTGGCTATGATCGGCGTGGAAGGCGGCATCTTCGGCGAAGTCGCCACAACCTCAGAGGTCATTGAGCGATTCACCCGCTGA
- a CDS encoding NADH dehydrogenase has protein sequence MVNGKPRVVILGGGFGGMYAALEFERALARGAALDVTLVNHDNFFLFTPMLHEVAASDLDITNIVSPIRKLLRRVTFFHGEIEAIDLQHQRVGLSHGHEQHCHSLPYDHLVLALGSTTNFFDIPGLANRAFTMKSLSDAIVLRNHLIANLEEADFECGGTLRESLLNFVVAGGGFAGVETIAAMNDFLREAVRFFPHLRADMLRIILVSSGKVILPELGEKLGTYAQRKLIEQKVEIHANCKVTVVTDQDVMLSDGTTVPTNTLVWTAGISPHALLDTLPCPKTKGRVLVNEYLEVPGWPGLWALGDCALVPDRKTGTFHPPTAQHALREGRVAARNILATVRGDRMKPFLYSTLGLLAPIGKRTGVANILGINFSGFIAWWLWRTIYLLKLPRFEKKLLVALDWTLDVLFSKDLVHFRTTRPRILPTSAELKKSA, from the coding sequence ATGGTGAACGGAAAGCCACGCGTGGTGATTCTGGGCGGCGGGTTCGGCGGGATGTATGCCGCGTTGGAATTTGAACGCGCGCTGGCGCGCGGAGCCGCCTTGGACGTGACCCTCGTCAATCACGACAACTTTTTTCTCTTCACCCCGATGCTGCACGAGGTCGCCGCGAGCGACCTCGATATCACCAATATCGTCAGCCCGATCCGCAAGCTGCTGCGTCGTGTGACGTTCTTTCATGGCGAGATCGAAGCCATCGATCTCCAGCATCAACGTGTCGGCCTGTCGCATGGGCATGAGCAACATTGCCACTCGCTGCCGTACGACCATCTGGTATTGGCCCTCGGGTCGACCACGAATTTCTTTGATATCCCCGGCTTGGCCAACCGTGCGTTCACCATGAAATCGCTGAGCGACGCGATTGTGCTGCGCAACCATCTCATTGCGAATTTGGAGGAAGCCGACTTTGAGTGCGGGGGGACACTGCGTGAGTCCTTGCTGAATTTCGTCGTGGCGGGCGGCGGCTTCGCGGGGGTCGAGACCATCGCGGCCATGAATGACTTTCTGCGGGAGGCGGTGCGGTTCTTTCCGCATCTTCGGGCGGACATGCTTCGGATCATTCTGGTCAGTTCGGGGAAGGTCATCTTGCCGGAGCTGGGGGAAAAACTCGGCACGTACGCGCAGCGCAAACTCATCGAGCAGAAAGTGGAAATCCATGCGAACTGTAAAGTCACTGTGGTGACGGATCAGGACGTCATGCTCAGCGATGGGACCACGGTGCCGACCAATACGCTGGTCTGGACCGCCGGCATCAGTCCGCATGCCCTCTTGGACACGCTGCCCTGCCCAAAAACGAAGGGCCGAGTCCTCGTCAACGAGTACCTGGAAGTTCCGGGGTGGCCTGGTCTCTGGGCCTTAGGCGACTGTGCGCTCGTACCGGATCGCAAAACCGGAACCTTCCATCCGCCGACCGCGCAACATGCGCTGCGTGAAGGACGAGTGGCGGCGCGCAATATCTTGGCAACCGTTCGGGGCGACCGGATGAAACCGTTCCTCTACTCGACGCTCGGGCTCCTAGCCCCCATTGGAAAACGGACCGGCGTCGCAAACATTCTCGGCATCAACTTTTCCGGCTTCATCGCCTGGTGGCTGTGGCGGACGATTTACTTGCTGAAGCTGCCTCGATTTGAGAAGAAACTGCTCGTGGCCTTGGACTGGACTTTGGACGTGTTGTTTTCAAAGGATCTGGTCCATTTCCGAACGACGCGCCCTCGTATTCTGCCGACATCGGCAGAATTGAAGAAATCCGCCTGA
- a CDS encoding ABC transporter, permease protein — MLRRLHGMLIKEFIQVFRDTRTRTLLFAPPIIQMLIFGYAATLEVRHIPTAALDYDNSQVSRELLSRFTASPYFDVRAYLNDRREIDDLIDRGEVVVALQINGGFAQDLRKGQTARLQVIVDSSNSNTALIAVGYINQIAARFAQEFQRTQLLRTSPFAPSRIPSVVLERRPLFNVNFDSQWFFVPGVIGNLILVMVVSLTAFAVVREREIGTLEQIMVTPIGRLEFILGKTVPFFLIGLFDTTLVSLVGTFWFGVPFRGSIGVLAIGSVLFILCMLGIGLFISTISMTQQQAMVSGFFFNMPAITFSGFGTPISSMPEWLQTLTYLNPLRYFLEVLRGVYLKGVGLDALWPQMTAMGLLAFVMLAVSVARFQKSLD; from the coding sequence ATGTTGCGACGCCTTCACGGAATGTTGATCAAGGAATTCATCCAAGTCTTTCGGGACACACGCACCCGTACGCTATTGTTCGCCCCTCCTATCATTCAAATGCTCATCTTCGGCTACGCCGCGACCTTGGAAGTCCGCCACATTCCCACCGCGGCGCTGGATTACGACAATAGTCAAGTAAGCCGAGAACTCCTGTCGCGCTTTACGGCGAGTCCATACTTTGATGTCCGCGCATATCTCAACGACCGTCGAGAGATCGACGACCTGATCGATCGTGGAGAAGTCGTGGTGGCGCTTCAGATCAACGGGGGGTTTGCGCAGGATCTCCGGAAAGGTCAAACGGCTCGGTTGCAAGTGATCGTAGACAGCAGTAATTCCAATACCGCCTTGATTGCGGTCGGCTATATCAACCAGATCGCCGCCCGATTCGCACAGGAATTTCAACGAACGCAGCTTCTCCGCACATCCCCTTTCGCTCCGTCCAGGATTCCTTCGGTCGTTCTTGAGAGACGTCCCTTGTTCAACGTCAATTTCGACAGTCAATGGTTTTTTGTGCCCGGCGTGATTGGCAACTTGATCTTGGTCATGGTCGTGAGCCTGACGGCGTTTGCCGTGGTCCGCGAGCGGGAAATCGGCACGCTCGAACAGATTATGGTCACACCGATCGGCCGGCTGGAGTTCATTCTCGGCAAGACCGTGCCTTTCTTTCTGATCGGGCTGTTCGATACAACCCTTGTTTCGCTGGTGGGCACCTTCTGGTTCGGCGTGCCGTTCCGTGGAAGCATCGGCGTCCTCGCAATCGGGAGCGTCCTCTTCATCCTCTGCATGCTGGGCATCGGACTGTTCATCTCAACCATTTCGATGACGCAGCAGCAGGCGATGGTGTCAGGATTTTTCTTCAACATGCCGGCCATCACTTTCTCCGGCTTCGGCACCCCCATCAGCAGCATGCCGGAGTGGCTGCAAACTCTCACCTACCTCAACCCGTTGCGGTATTTTCTGGAGGTACTGCGCGGCGTTTACTTAAAAGGCGTGGGACTGGACGCGCTGTGGCCGCAGATGACGGCCATGGGTCTCTTAGCCTTCGTCATGTTGGCTGTCAGCGTGGCGCGGTTTCAGAAATCACTGGATTGA
- a CDS encoding ABC transport system, permease component YbhS, with product MRRHRLIAVIRKETLQIRRDLASLLITVTMPLLLMLAFGYGVRFDVQHIPVYVYDRAGSQQSQDLLKHFQASEYFRIVKAVDNYPALIEALDSGACRLAIVIPVDFSEQLSAGGPVAVQALVDATDNNTANISLSYSEAVVQSYNQRLRLDWIQRHGPSTVQSPLSVDTRTWFNENLESTANIVPGVIAIIMAVIGSFLTSLTIAREWERGTMEQLISTPITPLELMIGKLVPYFVIGLLDTVLCAAVAIWWFEVPFRGQWTVLFLSCTLFLVVVLSLGYVISVVAKSQLAASQAALIATFLPAFLLSGFLYPIDQMPTVIQVMTYLIPARYFMTILRDVFLKGTSLPFLADDLLALALFAAILTILATRAFHKKLA from the coding sequence ATGCGTCGGCACCGACTCATCGCCGTGATCCGCAAGGAAACGCTCCAGATTCGCCGTGATCTCGCCAGTCTGTTGATTACCGTGACGATGCCGCTGCTTCTCATGCTGGCCTTCGGCTATGGTGTTCGTTTCGATGTCCAACACATCCCGGTGTATGTCTACGATCGCGCAGGCAGCCAGCAAAGCCAGGACCTTCTGAAACATTTTCAAGCGTCTGAGTATTTTCGCATCGTCAAGGCCGTGGACAATTATCCGGCGTTGATCGAAGCGCTCGACTCAGGGGCCTGCCGCCTAGCCATCGTCATTCCGGTCGATTTCTCCGAGCAGTTGAGTGCGGGCGGCCCCGTCGCGGTCCAAGCGCTGGTCGACGCCACCGACAATAACACCGCCAATATCAGTCTCAGTTACAGTGAAGCCGTCGTTCAGTCCTATAATCAACGCCTTCGCCTCGACTGGATTCAGCGCCACGGACCGAGCACGGTCCAGTCTCCGTTGAGTGTCGACACCAGGACTTGGTTCAACGAAAACCTTGAGAGCACCGCCAATATCGTTCCCGGGGTCATCGCCATCATCATGGCCGTCATCGGCTCTTTTCTCACGTCACTGACGATCGCGAGAGAGTGGGAGCGCGGCACCATGGAGCAACTCATCTCCACGCCGATCACGCCCCTTGAACTCATGATCGGGAAACTCGTGCCGTATTTTGTGATCGGACTATTGGACACGGTTCTCTGCGCCGCGGTGGCAATCTGGTGGTTCGAGGTGCCCTTTCGCGGGCAGTGGACGGTGTTGTTCCTCAGCTGCACCCTGTTTCTGGTCGTCGTGCTATCGCTGGGATACGTCATTTCGGTGGTGGCCAAATCTCAACTCGCCGCCAGTCAAGCTGCGTTGATCGCCACATTTCTCCCCGCCTTTCTACTCTCGGGGTTTCTGTATCCCATCGACCAGATGCCGACGGTGATCCAAGTCATGACCTATCTCATCCCGGCTCGCTATTTCATGACGATTCTGCGCGATGTCTTTCTGAAAGGAACGTCGCTTCCTTTCCTTGCGGACGATTTGCTTGCGTTGGCCCTCTTCGCCGCAATCCTGACGATCCTGGCCACGCGCGCGTTTCACAAAAAGCTGGCATAG
- a CDS encoding Efflux ABC transporter, ATP-binding protein produces the protein MTDHDTIPVLAHDLVKRFGDFVAVDHINLEARAGEVVGFLGPNGSGKSTTIRMLCGLLRPSAGQALVAGFDVAREPEEVRRRIGYMSQKFSLYNDLHVIENIRFFADMYDVPASLLNERTQWVLDMAGLAGRESTVTGTLPSGWKQRLALGCAVLHRPSILFLDEPTSGVDPISRRRFWELIHAMAAEGVTVLVTTHYMDEAEYCNRLVLIFQGRIVAAGSPTELKQQTMTGELLLIECDRLGPALDVLQQAPDTQDVALFGKALHVVVPDAQTGIPRLRDALSAHGVAVSRIEPIRASLEDVFVSLTARLSGQRT, from the coding sequence GTGACGGATCACGATACGATACCTGTGCTCGCGCATGATCTCGTCAAACGCTTCGGCGACTTCGTCGCGGTGGACCATATCAATCTAGAAGCGCGGGCCGGAGAGGTCGTCGGCTTCTTGGGCCCGAACGGCTCCGGCAAATCCACGACGATCCGTATGCTCTGCGGCCTGCTTCGCCCCTCAGCAGGACAGGCCTTGGTGGCCGGCTTTGATGTCGCCAGGGAGCCCGAAGAGGTGCGCCGCCGGATCGGGTACATGTCGCAGAAGTTTTCGCTCTACAACGACCTTCACGTGATCGAAAACATTCGATTCTTTGCCGATATGTACGATGTGCCGGCATCGCTCCTCAACGAACGCACGCAGTGGGTGCTCGACATGGCCGGCTTGGCCGGCCGAGAATCGACGGTCACCGGTACGCTGCCCAGCGGATGGAAACAACGGCTCGCCTTAGGCTGCGCCGTGCTCCATCGCCCGTCGATTCTCTTCTTGGACGAACCGACATCCGGCGTCGATCCGATCTCGCGTCGTCGATTTTGGGAGTTGATCCATGCGATGGCGGCCGAAGGAGTGACCGTGCTTGTCACCACGCACTACATGGACGAGGCGGAGTACTGCAATCGTCTGGTGCTGATTTTTCAAGGCCGGATCGTGGCCGCCGGTTCGCCGACGGAGTTGAAACAGCAGACCATGACCGGCGAGCTTCTTCTGATTGAATGTGATCGGCTCGGCCCGGCGCTCGACGTCCTGCAGCAAGCTCCGGACACTCAGGATGTCGCCTTGTTCGGCAAGGCGCTGCACGTCGTCGTGCCGGACGCGCAGACCGGTATCCCGCGTCTCCGCGACGCCCTATCGGCACATGGGGTCGCCGTGTCGCGGATCGAACCCATCCGCGCAAGCTTGGAAGATGTCTTCGTCTCGCTGACCGCGCGATTGAGCGGCCAAAGGACTTGA
- a CDS encoding ABC-type efflux pump, duplicated ATPase component YbhF: MPPSVAASELTKHFPGVTAVNRLTFEVHAGEIFGLVGPDGAGKTTTLRMLAGVLSPDGGSATVAGADIVREPESAKARLSYMPQRFGLYEDLTVAENIRFYADVFGVSRAEREARSRQLLDAAGMSPFTARLAAKLSGGMKQKLGLVCALIHRPLVILLDEPTNGVDPVSRRDFWRILYSLLNEGIAILMSTSYLDEAERCHRVALLHQGQMLYCETPAGLKRRLHGAVVSIVGHEPRRIRAALGEATGVLNALLVGDGVHLVVDDAARRIPELRATLQTAGLAFNRLEEVEPTIEDLFVAATSATTGETA; encoded by the coding sequence ATGCCGCCCTCCGTCGCCGCATCGGAACTGACGAAGCACTTTCCCGGAGTCACAGCCGTCAACCGCCTCACATTCGAAGTGCATGCCGGTGAGATTTTTGGGTTGGTGGGCCCTGATGGAGCGGGAAAGACGACGACGCTTCGAATGCTGGCCGGCGTGCTCTCACCCGATGGGGGATCGGCGACCGTCGCGGGCGCCGATATCGTCCGCGAGCCGGAATCGGCCAAAGCCCGCCTGAGCTACATGCCGCAACGTTTCGGACTCTACGAAGATCTGACCGTCGCGGAAAACATTCGTTTCTATGCCGATGTGTTCGGTGTGTCCCGCGCGGAACGAGAGGCGCGGTCTCGGCAATTGCTCGACGCCGCCGGCATGAGTCCCTTTACGGCTCGGTTGGCCGCCAAGCTCTCCGGAGGAATGAAACAAAAACTTGGTCTCGTCTGCGCCCTGATCCATCGCCCCCTTGTGATCCTGCTTGATGAACCGACCAACGGCGTCGATCCGGTTTCACGGCGAGATTTCTGGCGTATCCTGTACTCGCTGCTGAACGAAGGCATTGCCATTCTGATGTCGACGTCGTATCTCGACGAAGCCGAACGCTGCCATCGGGTGGCGCTGCTCCATCAGGGACAGATGCTATATTGCGAGACGCCTGCCGGATTGAAGAGACGCCTTCATGGCGCAGTGGTGTCGATCGTCGGTCATGAGCCCCGTCGCATTCGAGCCGCCCTCGGCGAAGCAACCGGCGTGCTCAACGCCTTGCTCGTCGGCGATGGTGTCCATCTCGTGGTGGACGATGCCGCGCGTCGCATTCCCGAGCTTCGGGCGACGCTCCAGACGGCAGGCCTGGCGTTCAACCGCCTGGAAGAAGTCGAGCCGACGATCGAAGACTTGTTCGTCGCTGCTACGTCGGCAACCACCGGAGAAACAGCGTGA
- a CDS encoding HlyD family secretion protein encodes MEAKKRIVVIVLAVLAAIAGGYLYVGSLAERATDNTLRIAGNIEAHESVVGFKVPGRIVELPVQEGQSVDKGDLLARLDDDDYRQQVSMDEATIRTREAELKLALAGSRKQEIQAAKQSLIDAQSDRELKRAEFYRRQALLGEQAVSQEDVHSAETLMKRAEATYQRIKETYDQIVEGTRKEEIAVRRANLQLAQEHLEMAKVNLSYTVLSAPISGVVLVRQAELGEVVAPGTPVVTIADVDRLWMRGYINETDLGRVRWDQPAIVRTDTYPGKDYHGRVSFIASQAEFTPKSVETYKERVTLVYRIKIDLENPNHELKPGMPAEAIIDVSPKQ; translated from the coding sequence ATGGAAGCGAAGAAACGAATAGTGGTCATAGTGCTTGCCGTCCTGGCGGCGATCGCCGGTGGATATCTCTATGTGGGCTCATTAGCCGAGCGGGCGACCGACAATACGCTCAGGATAGCGGGCAACATCGAAGCGCATGAGAGTGTAGTGGGCTTTAAAGTGCCGGGCCGCATCGTGGAGCTGCCGGTCCAAGAGGGCCAATCTGTCGACAAGGGCGACCTGTTGGCCAGACTGGACGACGACGATTATCGCCAGCAAGTAAGCATGGACGAGGCCACGATACGGACACGAGAGGCTGAGTTGAAGTTGGCCTTGGCCGGGAGCCGTAAACAGGAGATTCAGGCCGCCAAGCAATCTCTGATCGACGCGCAGTCTGATCGCGAGCTCAAACGTGCCGAATTCTACCGACGCCAAGCCCTTCTCGGTGAACAAGCCGTGTCCCAAGAAGACGTCCATAGTGCGGAAACGTTGATGAAACGAGCAGAGGCCACGTATCAACGCATCAAGGAAACCTACGACCAAATCGTCGAAGGCACCCGCAAGGAAGAAATCGCCGTGCGGCGCGCCAATCTTCAGCTGGCCCAAGAGCATCTGGAGATGGCGAAAGTGAATCTGTCCTATACCGTCCTCTCGGCTCCGATCTCCGGCGTGGTCTTGGTGCGGCAGGCCGAACTCGGCGAGGTCGTGGCTCCAGGAACGCCGGTCGTCACGATCGCCGATGTCGACCGGCTCTGGATGCGAGGCTATATCAACGAGACGGATCTGGGTCGAGTTCGGTGGGATCAACCGGCCATCGTGCGCACGGACACATACCCCGGCAAGGATTATCACGGTCGCGTGTCGTTCATCGCGTCGCAAGCCGAGTTCACGCCGAAGAGCGTGGAGACTTACAAGGAGCGTGTGACACTCGTCTATCGCATTAAAATAGATCTGGAAAACCCGAACCACGAGCTTAAACCAGGCATGCCGGCTGAAGCGATCATCGACGTGTCGCCGAAACAATGA